The sequence below is a genomic window from Sulfurihydrogenibium subterraneum DSM 15120.
GCGCAAGTTCTTTACAATAGAAAAGACTTATTTGATAAAGATTTTTCTGAAGATTACATAGTCCCTCAACTTAAAAATCTGATAAATCCGTCTTATTTCTACTCGTTAGAAGAAGTGGCGATAAAATTAGTAGATTCTATAAAAAAGCAAAAAAGAATAGTTATATACGGAGACTACGATGCAGATGGTATAACAAGTACCGCATTACTTGTAAACTTTTTCCGAGACATTAAAGTACCTGTAAAATATTACATACCAAGCAGGTTTACAGAAGGCTACGGTTTAAACAAAGAAGCAATAAAAAGTATATCTGATACGGCAGATGTTTTAATAGTGGTTGATAGTGGAACAAACGCTATTGAGGAGCTCCTTTACGCGAAAAGTTTAGGATTAGAAGTTTTTGTTTTAGACCATCATGAGCCATCAGATTTTTGGATTGATAAAAATCCATTGACTTTCGATTCAAGTATACACATAATAAATCCTAAATTTTACGACGATGAAAAAATCAACCTTATGTTTAAACACTTAGCAACAGTAGGTATTGCTTTTTATCTTATCTCTTTAATTAGAAGATTTTTAAATATAGAAGACATAAAACTAAGAAATTATTTAGATATAGTGGCTATAGGGACTATAGCTGACATAGTACCTATGTCTTTTATAAATAGAGTTATGGTTAAAACTGGATTAGAAGAGATAAACAAAAAAAATAGAATAGGCATCACAAAACTAAGAGAAGTCGCATCAATTCAAAGAGATGTAAATACTCAAGACATAGCATTTATGATAGCTCCAAGGATAAATGCAGCTGGAAGATTAGCAGATGCAAGAAAATCTGTAAAACTTTTGACTACAAAAGATGAAATATCTGCAACCTTTTTAGCAAATGAACTTGAAAATCTAAACAAGAAAAGACAAAAGATAACAGATAACGTATTAAAAGAAGCTGAATTAGAAATCAGTAAATATCCTTTAGAAAGCGCAATTGTACTTGGAAGAGAAAATTGGCATAGTGGAGTGGTAGGAATAGTAGCAGGAAAGTTGGTAGAAAAATACAAGATACCTACTGTTATCCTTTCCATAGAAAACGGTAAAGCCGTTGGTTCTGCAAGAAGTGTATCAAAAGTAAATATATATAAAGCTTTAGACAAGTGTAAACATTTATTTGAAAAATTTGGGGGACATTCTGCAGCAGCAGGATTAACAATAAATTCTGATAAAATACAGGAATTTAGATATGCCCTTAACCAAACTGTTAAAGAAGTTGCTGAAGAAAAGCCTTGGGCTGTAAAAGAGATTGATATGGAAGTTCCACTATCATACTGGGACAAAGGAAAGGTATTACAACTCTATCAGCTTGCACCTTTTGGAGAGAAAAATCCTTATCCAAAGTTTATAGATAGAAACCTAAGAGTAGACTTTTTTTCTGTTTATGGAAAAAATTTAGTAATTTTAGATTTAAGAGATAAAAATAAAAAAGTCTTTACAGTTAAGTGTTGGAAAGGTCAAGATATTGTAAATCAAATATATGTAGGTTCTATAATTGACATAGTATACACTCCAGAAATAAGCAACTATAAAGGTATTGAAAGTATAGAGTTCACAATAGACGATATAAAGATTGTTAAGTAAATGGTGGGAAAGGAGGGAATCGAACCCTCACGGCCTTTCGGCCAAGGGATTTTAAGTCCCTCGCGTCTGCCAGTTCCGCCACTTTCCCTTTAGATGATTAATATTATATTACAAAACACAAATATATGCAAGAGCTTTTAATCTCTACCAAAGATGTCTCTTGTATATACTTTCTCTTTTACATCTTCAAGTTCTCCACTGTATCTATTTGCTAAAATAATGTCTGAGTCTTT
It includes:
- the recJ gene encoding single-stranded-DNA-specific exonuclease RecJ; amino-acid sequence: MDIGLSGYQWVLLSQTNPAPEELKDRFGEVFAQVLYNRKDLFDKDFSEDYIVPQLKNLINPSYFYSLEEVAIKLVDSIKKQKRIVIYGDYDADGITSTALLVNFFRDIKVPVKYYIPSRFTEGYGLNKEAIKSISDTADVLIVVDSGTNAIEELLYAKSLGLEVFVLDHHEPSDFWIDKNPLTFDSSIHIINPKFYDDEKINLMFKHLATVGIAFYLISLIRRFLNIEDIKLRNYLDIVAIGTIADIVPMSFINRVMVKTGLEEINKKNRIGITKLREVASIQRDVNTQDIAFMIAPRINAAGRLADARKSVKLLTTKDEISATFLANELENLNKKRQKITDNVLKEAELEISKYPLESAIVLGRENWHSGVVGIVAGKLVEKYKIPTVILSIENGKAVGSARSVSKVNIYKALDKCKHLFEKFGGHSAAAGLTINSDKIQEFRYALNQTVKEVAEEKPWAVKEIDMEVPLSYWDKGKVLQLYQLAPFGEKNPYPKFIDRNLRVDFFSVYGKNLVILDLRDKNKKVFTVKCWKGQDIVNQIYVGSIIDIVYTPEISNYKGIESIEFTIDDIKIVK